In Nostoc sp. UHCC 0926, a single genomic region encodes these proteins:
- a CDS encoding SRPBCC family protein, with amino-acid sequence MLHFKHSSVINALPEVVWKFHERPDILQLLNPPWQPVQVVRREGGLNVGAITEFRLFLGPLPLTWLARHTECEKYHLFTDEQISGPFESWVHRHEFELENGKTRLTDAISFSMPGGGTVEFASGWLVQVQLEAMFRYRHYVTKRECES; translated from the coding sequence ATGCTGCACTTTAAACATTCCTCAGTAATTAATGCCCTACCAGAAGTAGTTTGGAAATTTCACGAAAGGCCAGATATTTTGCAACTGCTGAATCCACCTTGGCAGCCAGTCCAAGTGGTTCGTCGTGAGGGGGGGCTGAACGTGGGCGCTATCACCGAATTTCGCCTGTTTCTCGGCCCATTACCCTTAACTTGGTTAGCGCGTCATACTGAATGTGAAAAATATCACCTGTTTACCGACGAACAGATATCTGGCCCTTTTGAATCTTGGGTACATCGACATGAATTTGAACTAGAAAATGGCAAAACTAGGCTGACTGATGCTATTTCCTTCTCTATGCCTGGCGGAGGAACAGTTGAATTTGCCAGTGGTTGGTTAGTGCAAGTGCAACTAGAAGCAATGTTTCGCTATCGCCACTATGTGACTAAACGGGAGTGCGAGTCCTGA
- the cofG gene encoding 7,8-didemethyl-8-hydroxy-5-deazariboflavin synthase subunit CofG, translating to MPINNSRIVTYSPAYTIVPTYECFNRCSYCNFRSEPGKSPWMSLSDAESILKPLQSEKVCEILILSGEVHPHSPRRQAWFGRIYDLCELALSMGFLPHTNAGPLSFEEMEKLKRVNVSMGLMLEQLTPTLLNSVHRHAPSKLPEVRLQQLQWAGELQIPFTTGLLLGIGEAVDDWWETLTAISQLHQRYHHIQEVILQPHSPGHQQTFDAPPFDPHQLPEVIFRARQILPPDITIQIPPNLVKDDQWLLACIQAGARDLGGIGPKDEVNPDYPHVQEQALREILQPAGWELVSRSPVYPQFDSWLSRELQTALKRSRNAMLLV from the coding sequence ATGCCAATTAATAATTCTCGTATTGTCACCTATAGCCCTGCTTATACAATCGTTCCCACTTACGAGTGCTTTAATCGCTGTAGTTACTGCAACTTTCGCAGTGAACCGGGTAAAAGCCCCTGGATGAGTCTTTCCGATGCAGAAAGTATTTTAAAACCACTTCAAAGCGAAAAAGTCTGTGAAATCCTCATACTCAGCGGTGAAGTGCATCCTCATTCGCCAAGGCGTCAGGCGTGGTTTGGGCGGATTTATGATTTGTGTGAATTAGCGCTTTCAATGGGGTTTTTACCACACACGAATGCGGGGCCGCTGAGTTTTGAGGAGATGGAAAAGCTCAAGCGTGTGAATGTTTCGATGGGGCTGATGTTGGAACAGTTAACGCCAACATTGTTAAATAGTGTACATCGGCACGCACCGAGTAAATTACCTGAAGTCAGGCTGCAACAATTGCAATGGGCGGGAGAGTTGCAGATTCCCTTTACAACTGGGTTACTGTTAGGAATTGGAGAAGCTGTAGATGATTGGTGGGAAACATTAACAGCTATATCTCAACTGCATCAACGTTATCACCATATTCAAGAAGTTATCCTGCAACCTCATAGTCCAGGACATCAGCAAACTTTTGATGCACCACCTTTTGACCCCCATCAATTACCAGAAGTCATTTTCAGGGCGCGTCAGATTTTACCACCAGATATTACGATTCAAATTCCGCCGAATTTAGTTAAGGATGACCAATGGTTACTCGCTTGTATCCAAGCTGGTGCGCGAGATTTGGGCGGAATTGGGCCAAAAGATGAAGTTAATCCCGATTATCCTCATGTTCAGGAACAGGCATTAAGAGAAATTTTACAACCTGCGGGGTGGGAATTAGTGTCGCGATCGCCAGTTTATCCGCAATTTGA
- a CDS encoding SemiSWEET transporter, with translation MDFLTILGLAAATLTTTAFLPQMFQIWRTKSAEDVSFIMLITFILGVFLWLIYGIYLQALPIIVANSLTLFFNLIILWLKIKYR, from the coding sequence ATGGATTTTCTGACAATTCTCGGATTAGCTGCTGCCACACTAACCACCACTGCCTTTTTACCACAGATGTTTCAGATATGGCGAACAAAATCAGCAGAAGATGTTTCTTTCATCATGCTGATTACATTTATCCTCGGTGTTTTTTTGTGGTTAATTTACGGAATTTATCTACAAGCCTTGCCAATTATTGTTGCTAACAGCTTGACATTGTTTTTTAACTTGATAATTCTATGGCTTAAAATTAAATATAGATGA
- a CDS encoding chlorophyll a/b-binding protein has product MGLYPSDATENAYNAKNRNALELGFTPGSELWNGRLAMVGFVAYLVWDLNGYSVMRELLHFIPDFH; this is encoded by the coding sequence ATGGGACTTTACCCAAGTGATGCAACAGAAAACGCATACAATGCCAAGAATCGTAATGCTTTAGAGTTGGGGTTTACTCCTGGGTCGGAACTTTGGAACGGTCGTTTAGCTATGGTCGGTTTTGTCGCTTATCTAGTTTGGGATCTCAACGGCTACAGCGTAATGCGGGAATTACTCCACTTCATACCCGATTTCCACTAA
- a CDS encoding tetratricopeptide repeat protein, whose amino-acid sequence MNAEEFLNQGLNHNLQGDYQGANAAYTQAIKLNPNYAEAYHNRGIILSGQLKDYRSAIADFNRAIEINPNFATAYCHRGNARYFLTDYEGAIADHNQALQIDPNLAQSYHSRGNAYFALEKYDKAIADYIQTIETSTQLADNINIDIANAYHNRGVACFESGNHQGAIADFQQALQWHPHFAAAYSNRGNIHHILGNYHEAIADHDRALQLNPNLAEAYHNRGNAHYALADYQSAIANYNRALEINPKFAGAYYNRGLVLAHLKEYHRAIEDFNQALKLNPDDLQAYCERGLVRSTLEDYEGAIADYDQALQENPTLALVYGFRANARRRLGDYQGAIEDSNRLLQLNPSLAEGYCDRAAARRSLADHKGAIKDYDRALEINDNLAAAYYGRGIAREALQDLQGAIDDNTQAIELVPEFSQAYCNRGNARRLLGDEQGAIADYNQALQINPDLIEAYYNRGSTHYALEEYESAIADYTQALEINPQSAAFYSDRANARYALEDFQGAIEDYSRAIAIDPSFAEDWYNRGRSRSLLKDLQGALADLNQALKHQPNWASAYILRADVYQNLGDSQGAIADFQKSADLYYQEGNIQYYQQIIQLIEQLQ is encoded by the coding sequence ATGAATGCTGAAGAATTCTTAAACCAAGGATTAAACCACAATTTGCAAGGGGATTATCAAGGAGCGAACGCAGCTTACACCCAAGCAATCAAGCTCAACCCTAACTATGCTGAAGCTTACCATAATCGAGGAATTATTCTCAGTGGTCAACTCAAAGATTATCGCAGTGCGATCGCAGATTTTAATCGTGCCATAGAAATCAATCCCAATTTTGCCACAGCCTACTGTCACCGAGGTAATGCTCGTTACTTTTTAACCGATTATGAAGGAGCGATCGCGGATCATAACCAAGCATTACAAATCGATCCCAATTTAGCCCAATCTTACCACAGCCGGGGTAATGCTTACTTTGCCTTAGAAAAATACGACAAAGCGATCGCTGATTATATCCAAACAATAGAAACCAGTACCCAATTAGCTGATAATATCAATATTGATATTGCCAATGCCTATCATAATCGGGGTGTAGCTTGTTTTGAGAGCGGTAATCATCAAGGAGCAATTGCAGATTTTCAACAAGCTTTACAGTGGCATCCCCATTTTGCCGCAGCTTACAGCAATCGGGGTAATATTCATCATATCTTAGGCAATTATCACGAAGCGATCGCCGATCATGACCGAGCATTACAATTAAATCCCAACTTGGCGGAGGCTTATCATAATCGAGGTAATGCCCACTACGCTTTAGCAGACTATCAAAGTGCGATCGCAAATTACAACCGCGCCCTAGAAATCAACCCCAAGTTTGCCGGGGCATATTATAATCGGGGTCTGGTTCTTGCTCATCTCAAAGAATATCACCGAGCAATTGAGGATTTTAACCAAGCATTAAAGTTGAATCCCGATGATCTGCAAGCCTATTGTGAGCGGGGTCTTGTCCGTAGTACTCTTGAGGATTATGAGGGTGCAATCGCAGATTATGACCAAGCGTTACAAGAAAATCCGACTCTAGCTTTAGTATACGGCTTTCGGGCGAATGCTCGTCGCCGATTGGGAGATTATCAAGGTGCAATTGAAGATAGCAATCGCCTATTACAACTCAATCCTAGTTTAGCTGAAGGATATTGCGATCGCGCGGCGGCTCGTCGTTCTTTAGCAGATCATAAAGGAGCAATTAAAGATTATGATCGGGCATTAGAGATTAATGATAACTTAGCCGCAGCTTATTATGGTCGGGGTATTGCCCGTGAAGCCCTGCAAGACTTACAGGGAGCAATTGACGATAACACCCAAGCAATAGAGCTTGTGCCTGAATTTTCTCAAGCGTACTGCAATCGAGGAAATGCTCGTCGTCTTTTAGGAGATGAACAGGGGGCGATCGCAGATTATAATCAAGCATTACAAATTAATCCTGATTTAATTGAAGCATATTACAACCGAGGTTCAACCCACTATGCTTTAGAAGAATATGAAAGTGCGATCGCAGATTACACCCAAGCTTTGGAAATTAATCCCCAATCTGCTGCATTTTACAGCGATCGCGCTAATGCTCGCTATGCCTTAGAAGATTTTCAAGGGGCAATAGAAGATTACAGTCGAGCGATCGCGATCGACCCCAGTTTTGCTGAAGACTGGTACAATCGGGGTCGTAGCCGTTCTTTATTAAAAGACTTACAAGGAGCGCTTGCAGACTTAAACCAAGCTTTAAAACATCAGCCTAATTGGGCTTCAGCTTACATCCTTCGGGCAGATGTATACCAAAATCTGGGAGATTCTCAAGGAGCAATTGCCGATTTCCAGAAATCCGCTGACTTATATTACCAAGAAGGAAATATCCAGTATTATCAACAAATTATTCAGCTAATTGAACAGCTTCAATGA
- a CDS encoding CPXCG motif-containing cysteine-rich protein, whose protein sequence is MQNTAEYYCAYCGEPNLTFIDLSAGGQQSYIEDCQVCCNPNILYVRVDEDTLDIEIDTESES, encoded by the coding sequence ATGCAAAACACAGCAGAGTATTACTGCGCCTATTGCGGCGAACCGAACTTAACTTTTATTGATTTGAGTGCTGGAGGACAACAATCTTATATTGAAGATTGTCAAGTTTGCTGTAACCCCAATATTTTGTATGTACGGGTTGATGAAGATACCCTAGATATCGAGATTGATACCGAATCCGAAAGTTGA
- a CDS encoding B12-binding domain-containing radical SAM protein: MTSSVFDSERLLFTPTTPDTNAIPIIFAFPNEYSVGITSLGYQVVWATLAMRDDVQVSRLFTDTHEQLPRKSKIVGFSISWELDYVNILNLLESLEIPILATSRDDSHPIIFGGGPVLTANPEPFAAFFDVILLGDGENLLGNFIEAYKEVRNASRQTQLKRLAQVPGIYIPSLYEVEYHAIDGAVKSIKPISPEIPAVVQKQTYRGNTLSASTVVTEKAAWENIYMVEVVRSCPEMCRFCLASYLTLPFRTASLECSLIPAIAKGLEVTNRLGLLGASVTQHPEFETLLDYISQPKYDDVRLSIASVRTNTVTVQLAETLTKRDTRSLTIAVESGSEKIRQIINKKLHNDEIIQAAINAKAGGLKSLKLYGMAGIPGEEPEDLEQTVAMMRSIKKAAPGLRLTFGCSTFVPKAHTPFQWFGVNRQSEKRLQFLQKHLKPQGIEFRPESYNWSIIQALLSRGDRRVSQLLQLTRDFGDSLGSYKRAFKQLKGQIPDLDFYVHAEWSTEQVLPWSHLQGPLPQSTLLKHLADAKSYINPSPKELQPLNS; the protein is encoded by the coding sequence GTGACATCATCTGTATTTGACTCTGAACGCCTTCTGTTTACACCCACCACCCCAGATACCAACGCTATCCCCATAATCTTCGCCTTTCCCAATGAATACAGCGTAGGTATCACAAGCCTCGGCTATCAGGTAGTTTGGGCAACTTTGGCAATGCGTGATGATGTGCAGGTGAGTCGCCTGTTTACAGATACTCACGAACAACTCCCCAGGAAATCGAAAATTGTGGGATTTTCGATTTCCTGGGAACTGGATTATGTGAATATTTTAAATTTATTGGAATCTTTAGAAATTCCGATTTTGGCAACTTCTCGCGATGATTCTCATCCGATCATTTTTGGTGGTGGTCCTGTTCTCACAGCTAATCCCGAACCTTTTGCAGCTTTTTTTGATGTAATTTTACTGGGGGATGGCGAAAACCTACTAGGAAATTTCATTGAGGCGTACAAAGAAGTGAGAAATGCTTCTAGACAAACTCAACTAAAAAGACTTGCACAAGTCCCAGGAATTTATATTCCCAGTTTGTATGAAGTCGAATATCACGCAATAGATGGTGCAGTAAAGTCAATTAAACCAATTTCTCCAGAAATTCCCGCAGTAGTGCAAAAGCAGACTTATCGGGGAAATACTCTATCGGCATCGACTGTAGTTACCGAAAAAGCCGCATGGGAAAATATTTACATGGTGGAAGTGGTGAGAAGTTGTCCAGAAATGTGCCGCTTTTGTTTGGCGAGTTATCTTACATTGCCTTTTAGAACAGCCAGTCTTGAATGTTCATTAATTCCAGCGATCGCAAAAGGTTTAGAAGTTACAAATCGGCTAGGATTATTGGGGGCTTCTGTAACTCAGCACCCAGAATTTGAGACTTTGCTAGATTATATTAGTCAGCCAAAGTACGATGATGTCCGTCTCAGTATTGCATCAGTGCGAACCAATACCGTAACAGTCCAGTTAGCAGAAACTTTGACGAAACGAGACACGCGATCGCTTACCATTGCAGTAGAAAGTGGTTCTGAGAAAATCCGGCAAATCATCAACAAAAAGCTGCATAACGATGAAATTATCCAAGCTGCAATAAATGCCAAAGCTGGCGGATTAAAAAGCTTGAAACTCTACGGAATGGCAGGAATTCCCGGTGAAGAACCAGAGGATTTAGAGCAAACCGTGGCGATGATGCGTAGTATCAAAAAAGCTGCGCCGGGATTGCGCTTAACATTTGGATGCAGCACCTTTGTCCCCAAAGCACACACACCGTTCCAATGGTTTGGGGTGAATCGCCAATCAGAAAAGCGGTTACAATTTTTGCAAAAACACCTAAAACCACAGGGGATAGAGTTTCGCCCAGAAAGCTATAATTGGTCGATTATACAAGCTTTGTTATCCAGAGGCGATCGCAGAGTGTCTCAACTCCTCCAACTTACTCGTGACTTTGGCGACTCCTTGGGTAGCTACAAACGTGCTTTCAAACAACTCAAAGGACAAATCCCTGATTTAGATTTCTACGTCCACGCCGAATGGTCAACAGAGCAAGTATTACCCTGGAGTCACTTGCAAGGGCCTCTGCCACAGTCTACACTACTAAAGCATTTGGCTGATGCTAAGAGTTATATCAACCCATCTCCAAAGGAATTACAGCCATTGAATTCATAG
- the crtW gene encoding beta-carotene ketolase CrtW: protein MIQLEQPPSHQTKLTPVVKNKSQYKGLFIAIVIVSVWVISLSLLLSLDISKLKLWMLSPVILWQTFLYTGLFITSHDAMHGVVFPQNTKINHLIGTLTLSLYGLLPYKKLLKKHWVHHHNPASQTDPDFHNGKYKNFFAWYFHFMKGYWSWGQMIALTIIYHFANYILHIPHANLTTFWVIPSLLSSFQLFFFGTFLPHSEPIGGYIQPHRAQTISRPIWWSFITCYHFGYHEEHHQYPHVTWWQLPEIYKAK, encoded by the coding sequence GTGATTCAATTAGAACAACCACCCAGTCATCAAACAAAACTGACCCCAGTAGTGAAAAATAAATCTCAGTATAAGGGACTTTTCATTGCTATTGTCATTGTTAGCGTATGGGTCATTAGCCTGAGTTTATTACTTTCCCTTGACATCTCCAAGTTAAAATTGTGGATGTTATCGCCTGTTATCCTATGGCAAACATTTTTATATACGGGATTATTTATTACATCACATGATGCTATGCATGGGGTAGTGTTTCCCCAGAACACCAAGATTAATCATCTTATTGGGACATTAACCCTATCTCTTTATGGTCTTTTACCATATAAAAAATTATTGAAAAAACATTGGGTGCATCACCACAATCCAGCAAGTCAAACAGACCCAGATTTTCATAATGGGAAATACAAAAATTTCTTTGCTTGGTATTTTCATTTTATGAAGGGTTACTGGAGTTGGGGACAAATGATTGCTCTGACTATTATCTATCACTTTGCTAATTACATCCTTCATATACCCCACGCTAATCTAACAACCTTTTGGGTGATTCCCTCGCTTTTAAGTTCATTTCAATTATTTTTTTTTGGTACTTTTCTACCTCATAGCGAACCCATAGGAGGTTATATTCAGCCTCATCGTGCCCAAACAATTAGCCGTCCAATTTGGTGGTCATTTATCACCTGCTATCATTTTGGCTACCACGAGGAACATCACCAATATCCCCATGTTACTTGGTGGCAGTTACCAGAAATTTATAAAGCAAAATAG